A single region of the Gracilibacillus caseinilyticus genome encodes:
- the uvsE gene encoding UV DNA damage repair endonuclease UvsE, whose product MTIVRLGYVAMSKYVKNASPSQTMTFKQFETIRDREAAIRKLERIALENLHNTLRILKHNRASDISFYRLTSRLIPLANHEELLDWHYMKPLREKLIEIGDYVKQHQIRIDFHPDHFVVLNSIKKEILKNSVLTLKMHYLLLKGMGINPEHRCVIHVGGKYKETEKSLERFIDNWMLVPRPIQKMMMLENDDTSFTVDDTLFLCEKLGLPLVFDYHHHLVHHQKENWTENWERIVQTWKYSPLPIKMHISSPKSNEQMRHHADYIDIDMFFKFLKEINGSVPQIDCMIEAKYKDAALFRLMKQVGMRDDVEVMDGGAFRLR is encoded by the coding sequence ATGACAATCGTCCGACTTGGCTATGTGGCCATGAGCAAATACGTAAAAAATGCCTCACCTTCGCAAACGATGACATTTAAGCAATTTGAAACAATAAGAGATCGAGAGGCAGCGATTCGAAAACTAGAGCGAATCGCCCTCGAAAATTTACATAACACCTTACGAATTTTAAAGCATAACAGAGCGTCAGACATCTCTTTTTACCGTCTGACATCACGACTTATTCCACTAGCCAATCACGAGGAACTGCTGGATTGGCATTATATGAAACCACTCCGGGAAAAATTGATCGAAATCGGAGACTATGTAAAGCAGCATCAAATACGGATTGATTTCCACCCGGATCATTTTGTCGTATTGAATTCTATCAAAAAAGAGATACTGAAGAATTCCGTGCTGACGCTAAAAATGCACTATTTGCTTCTAAAAGGAATGGGCATAAATCCTGAGCATCGCTGTGTCATTCATGTCGGCGGTAAATATAAGGAAACCGAAAAATCACTGGAGCGCTTCATCGACAATTGGATGCTTGTCCCAAGACCGATACAAAAAATGATGATGCTGGAGAATGACGATACCTCTTTCACAGTAGACGATACCCTTTTTCTATGCGAGAAATTAGGCCTTCCACTTGTTTTTGATTACCATCACCACCTTGTGCATCACCAAAAAGAAAACTGGACGGAAAACTGGGAGCGCATTGTCCAAACGTGGAAGTATTCCCCGCTGCCAATCAAAATGCATATTTCCAGTCCTAAGAGTAACGAACAGATGCGACACCATGCTGACTATATTGATATCGATATGTTTTTCAAATTTTTGAAAGAGATAAACGGATCTGTACCGCAAATTGACTGTATGATCGAGGCGAAATATAAAGACGCGGCATTATTCCGGTTGATGAAGCAGGTTGGAATGCGGGATGATGTGGAGGTGATGGATGGAGGGGCTTTTCGGTTGAGGTAG
- a CDS encoding glycine betaine uptake BCCT transporter, giving the protein MNKVSNVFWISLFISIVFVAWGALAPENLDNVFSSIQTFLTDKFNWLYIFSVTIFLVYSIYLMFSKYGKMKLGKPDEKPEYSRISWFAMLFSAGMGIGIIFWGAAEPLVHFATPPEADPETKEAATKALRYSVYHWGLQTWAIYTVIALAIAYFKFRREVPGVISGTLQPLLGDRVNGAIGKVIDIIAVFATIFGVATSLGLGASQINGGLAFISDIENSMSTKFIIIGIVTVLFLISAWSGINRGIKYLSNLNIILAVALLLFILIVGPTVFILKNLGSTFLSYVTHLPTDSIRVSPEDPEFAQWVKDWTVFYWAWFIAWSPFVGAFIARVSRGRSIREFIFGVLFVPTLFCILWFAVFGGGSLFQELQGINTGLSDLAKEEAMFGMFSSLPFGTVATILAVLLISTFFITSADSATFVLGMQTTNGSLNPPNVVKMTWGVILAATASVLLASGGLGALQTASIASAFPFIFILLTMIVSLTKALREDYREE; this is encoded by the coding sequence ATGAACAAAGTATCAAATGTTTTTTGGATTTCGTTATTTATTTCCATTGTTTTTGTAGCGTGGGGAGCATTGGCACCAGAGAATCTGGACAATGTTTTTTCCAGCATCCAAACATTTTTGACGGATAAATTCAATTGGTTATATATTTTTTCTGTTACGATTTTCCTTGTGTATTCTATTTACTTAATGTTTAGTAAGTATGGAAAAATGAAGTTGGGGAAGCCTGACGAAAAGCCTGAATATAGCCGTATTTCATGGTTTGCAATGTTATTCAGTGCTGGAATGGGAATTGGTATCATATTCTGGGGTGCAGCAGAACCACTTGTTCACTTTGCAACTCCTCCAGAAGCTGATCCTGAAACAAAAGAAGCTGCAACTAAAGCGTTACGGTATTCTGTATATCATTGGGGCCTTCAAACATGGGCGATTTATACAGTGATAGCTCTTGCCATTGCTTATTTCAAATTTAGAAGAGAAGTGCCTGGTGTGATCAGTGGAACGTTGCAACCACTCTTGGGCGACAGAGTAAATGGCGCTATTGGTAAAGTGATTGATATTATCGCTGTTTTTGCGACTATATTTGGCGTAGCGACATCGCTTGGACTAGGAGCTTCACAAATTAATGGCGGTCTGGCTTTTATTTCGGATATTGAAAATTCAATGTCCACTAAATTTATCATTATAGGCATTGTGACCGTATTGTTTTTAATATCTGCCTGGTCGGGTATTAATCGAGGAATCAAGTATTTAAGTAACCTTAATATTATTTTGGCAGTTGCCCTTCTGCTATTTATCCTGATCGTAGGGCCAACTGTTTTTATCTTAAAAAATCTAGGTTCGACCTTTTTATCATATGTGACGCATCTACCAACGGATAGTATCAGAGTTTCTCCTGAAGATCCGGAATTTGCGCAGTGGGTGAAGGATTGGACGGTGTTCTATTGGGCATGGTTTATCGCTTGGTCGCCGTTCGTTGGTGCCTTTATCGCGAGAGTGTCTAGAGGACGAAGCATTCGCGAATTCATCTTCGGTGTCCTTTTTGTCCCTACTCTTTTCTGTATATTATGGTTTGCGGTGTTTGGAGGAGGAAGTCTGTTCCAGGAGTTGCAAGGTATCAACACCGGTTTATCAGATTTAGCAAAAGAGGAAGCGATGTTTGGTATGTTCTCCTCCCTTCCATTTGGTACAGTAGCTACCATCTTAGCTGTATTGCTAATCAGTACGTTTTTTATTACGTCAGCTGATTCAGCTACGTTTGTTTTGGGGATGCAGACAACCAATGGCAGTCTCAACCCACCAAACGTGGTCAAAATGACTTGGGGTGTTATTTTAGCAGCGACAGCCTCTGTACTACTGGCATCCGGAGGTCTAGGTGCTTTGCAGACAGCATCGATCGCGTCAGCTTTTCCATTCATCTTTATTTTGTTGACCATGATCGTCTCGTTAACGAAAGCATTGAGAGAAGATTATCGGGAAGAGTAA
- the codA gene encoding cytosine deaminase, translating into MIIQNASLPSQEGLWNIHIENGKFTKIEPAKEVEDALDINGKLVSAPFIEPHVHLDTTLTAGEPKWNESGTLFEGIATWAERKKSLTVEDVKTRATKALKWQIAQGIQHVRSHVDVCDPSLTAMKALLEVKEEMKEYVDLQLVAFPQEGYLSYPNGRELVEEALKMGADVVGGIPHFEFTREYGVESMKIAFDLAEKYDRLIDIHCDEIDDEQSRFVEVVAAEAYKRGLGSKVTASHTTAMHSYNSAYVSKLMKILSMSNINFIANPLVNIHLQGRFDDYPKRRGITRVKELTEAGLNVSFGHDDIFDPWYPLGTGSMLQVLHMGIHATHLMGYRQIMDSFNFITENSAVTMDISNRYGLQVGKPASFIILNATNVYDAIRKQAEVVASYRNGKQIMETKPKETAIWMGNHKEDIDFER; encoded by the coding sequence TTGATTATTCAAAACGCATCCTTACCTAGTCAGGAAGGATTATGGAATATTCATATCGAAAACGGGAAATTCACAAAAATTGAACCAGCAAAAGAGGTTGAAGACGCACTCGACATTAATGGAAAATTAGTCAGTGCACCATTCATCGAACCACACGTACACTTGGATACCACTTTAACGGCCGGCGAACCAAAATGGAACGAAAGCGGAACGTTGTTCGAAGGCATTGCCACTTGGGCAGAACGCAAAAAATCACTGACAGTAGAAGATGTTAAAACACGTGCAACCAAAGCACTTAAGTGGCAAATCGCACAAGGAATCCAACACGTTCGTAGTCATGTAGATGTATGTGACCCATCGTTAACGGCAATGAAAGCTTTACTTGAAGTTAAAGAAGAAATGAAGGAATACGTGGACCTCCAGCTCGTTGCTTTTCCACAAGAAGGTTACTTATCATACCCGAACGGTCGTGAACTGGTTGAGGAGGCTCTAAAAATGGGGGCAGATGTGGTCGGCGGTATCCCACACTTCGAATTCACCCGTGAGTATGGTGTAGAATCGATGAAGATAGCGTTCGACTTGGCAGAGAAATATGACCGCTTAATCGATATTCACTGCGATGAAATCGATGACGAGCAATCACGTTTTGTCGAAGTAGTGGCAGCAGAGGCATATAAACGCGGACTCGGAAGTAAAGTTACCGCTAGTCATACCACTGCCATGCATTCGTATAACAGTGCTTATGTTTCGAAGTTAATGAAAATCTTGAGCATGTCCAACATTAATTTTATTGCTAATCCCCTTGTAAACATTCATTTACAAGGACGTTTCGACGATTATCCGAAGCGTCGCGGAATCACCAGAGTGAAAGAATTAACAGAAGCAGGCCTCAATGTCAGCTTTGGTCACGATGATATTTTTGACCCGTGGTATCCACTAGGTACCGGCAGCATGCTGCAAGTATTACACATGGGCATACATGCAACCCACTTGATGGGCTATCGCCAAATCATGGATTCTTTCAACTTTATAACGGAAAATAGTGCTGTTACAATGGATATTTCAAACAGATATGGACTCCAAGTTGGAAAACCAGCTAGCTTTATTATTTTAAATGCAACCAATGTCTATGACGCTATCCGCAAACAAGCAGAAGTTGTTGCATCTTATCGCAACGGAAAACAAATCATGGAAACCAAACCAAAAGAAACAGCCATATGGATGGGTAACCATAAAGAAGATATAGATTTCGAGAGATAG
- a CDS encoding MetQ/NlpA family ABC transporter substrate-binding protein, with amino-acid sequence MKKRWLILFIFILSIAGILAGCGNDDTTNAGDDGSEEVTLKIGLNGSGVPIWEFVKEKAAEEGINLELVEFSDYVRPNMALADGDIDLNAFQTVSYFDSFIEERNLDLAPIATTLIAPMGFYSEKIKDISDVPDGAKIALPQEATNMGRALLLAEKAGLITLEEGFDGNGDLSSIVENPKNIEFVPMVAAQTPRVLPDVTASIINNGVAVEAGFVPVEDAIFIEDDTATPYINIIAARADEVDKEVFQKLVEIYQTEEVAAHIKEVFNDSLIPTFVPLDQIGW; translated from the coding sequence TTGAAAAAGAGATGGTTGATCTTATTTATTTTCATTTTATCGATTGCAGGAATTTTGGCAGGCTGTGGCAATGACGACACAACGAATGCTGGGGACGATGGTAGTGAAGAAGTTACATTAAAAATCGGCTTGAATGGTTCGGGTGTTCCGATCTGGGAATTTGTCAAAGAGAAAGCTGCAGAAGAAGGCATTAACCTGGAGCTTGTAGAATTCTCAGACTATGTTCGACCAAATATGGCTTTAGCGGATGGCGATATTGATTTAAATGCATTTCAGACGGTATCATATTTTGATTCCTTTATTGAAGAAAGAAATCTTGATTTAGCACCGATTGCAACGACATTAATTGCACCAATGGGCTTTTATTCTGAGAAAATTAAAGATATTAGTGATGTTCCTGATGGCGCCAAAATTGCACTGCCACAGGAAGCGACCAATATGGGACGAGCACTACTGTTAGCAGAGAAAGCGGGTTTAATTACATTAGAAGAAGGCTTTGACGGAAATGGCGATCTTTCATCTATCGTTGAAAATCCAAAAAATATCGAATTTGTACCAATGGTTGCGGCTCAAACACCACGTGTATTACCGGATGTTACGGCATCCATCATCAATAACGGGGTAGCAGTAGAAGCAGGCTTTGTGCCAGTAGAAGATGCCATTTTTATTGAGGATGATACAGCGACACCTTACATCAACATCATCGCCGCTCGAGCAGATGAGGTAGACAAAGAAGTCTTTCAAAAATTAGTGGAGATTTATCAAACAGAAGAAGTGGCAGCGCATATTAAAGAGGTATTTAATGATTCATTAATTCCTACATTTGTGCCGTTGGATCAAATTGGATGGTAA
- a CDS encoding TetR/AcrR family transcriptional regulator encodes MRRSAKKEALLEVAERLFYEHGFRGVGLKQIINEANVASMTLYNHFSSKENLVEEVLKQREERYWSYLDSHVEMDSDSPFILVVEAHGRWLKEESYKGDMFIRAIEDYAGSDNEIENIARGHKSKLLHYFQQLAQKKKIDNERDLANQFILLLEGTTSMTTLIGAEKATEYSIAMARTLVQHTS; translated from the coding sequence ATGAGACGATCTGCAAAAAAAGAAGCATTACTAGAAGTAGCTGAACGCTTATTTTATGAACATGGCTTTCGCGGCGTAGGGTTAAAGCAAATCATTAATGAGGCGAATGTCGCATCCATGACGCTGTATAATCATTTTTCTTCCAAAGAAAATTTAGTAGAAGAAGTGTTAAAACAACGAGAAGAACGCTATTGGTCCTATCTGGATTCACATGTAGAGATGGATTCTGATTCTCCTTTTATTCTAGTGGTAGAAGCTCATGGTCGCTGGTTAAAAGAAGAATCTTATAAAGGAGATATGTTCATACGAGCGATTGAGGATTATGCGGGATCCGATAATGAAATTGAGAACATTGCCAGAGGGCATAAATCAAAATTACTTCACTATTTTCAACAGCTAGCTCAGAAAAAAAAGATAGATAACGAGCGTGATTTAGCTAATCAGTTTATATTGCTTCTGGAAGGAACCACCTCTATGACAACCTTAATTGGTGCTGAGAAAGCAACCGAATATTCTATTGCGATGGCGAGGACGCTTGTCCAACACACATCGTAA
- a CDS encoding methionine ABC transporter permease has translation MDVKLMEFWPRILDATLQTLQMVGFSLAFSLILGLPLGIILVITRPGNLYGNKPFFNVLNGVINFLRSIPFIILLVAIIPFTRLLIGTTIGTAAAIVPLVVFAAPYIARLVESSLLEVSPGVIEAAEAMGAKPWQIIFRVMVPEAFSSLILNITIATIGIVGASAMAGFVGGGGLGDLAIAYGYQRFETDIMIVTVLLLVLIVQLIQSLGNTLSKTSRRR, from the coding sequence ATGGACGTTAAGTTAATGGAATTCTGGCCAAGAATTTTGGACGCTACACTGCAAACACTGCAAATGGTAGGATTCTCCCTGGCGTTTTCTCTAATTTTAGGACTGCCACTGGGGATTATTCTAGTCATCACAAGACCAGGTAATTTGTATGGAAATAAGCCATTTTTTAATGTGTTGAATGGCGTTATTAATTTCTTACGATCGATTCCTTTTATTATTTTGCTCGTTGCCATTATACCTTTTACTAGATTGCTCATTGGAACTACGATTGGGACAGCAGCAGCGATTGTCCCATTAGTCGTATTTGCAGCGCCATATATTGCGAGATTGGTAGAAAGCAGTTTGCTGGAAGTATCACCTGGTGTGATTGAAGCAGCAGAGGCGATGGGGGCGAAGCCTTGGCAAATTATTTTTCGAGTTATGGTTCCGGAGGCATTCAGTTCGTTGATCTTGAACATTACGATTGCGACGATTGGGATCGTTGGTGCGTCTGCCATGGCTGGCTTTGTCGGCGGTGGTGGACTGGGTGATTTGGCGATTGCTTATGGTTACCAGCGTTTTGAAACAGATATAATGATTGTGACGGTTTTACTGCTTGTATTAATTGTACAGCTGATCCAATCACTAGGAAATACATTATCCAAAACATCACGAAGAAGGTAG
- the codB gene encoding cytosine permease: MDKEFSLQAVPASHRNGFWKMFVVMLGFTFFSASMLSGGELGLGLSMQQFIWMVLLGNLILGLYTGGLAYIAAKTGLSTHLLARYAFGEKGSYLVSFLLGGTQVGWFGVGLAMFAVPVNKATGIDMLTLIIISGIVMTFSAFFGMKALAILSFVAVPAIAILGSISVGIAIDDMGGLHDLFAYEPESSLGLAAALTICVGSFASGGTLTPDFARFAKTRKSAVVTTLIAFFIGNSFMFLFGAVGSISTGLADISEVMFVQGLIIPAIIVLGLNIWTTNDNSLYASGLGFSNITKIKKSKLVIFNGLIGTVLAMWLYNNFVGWLTLLGAALPPIGAILLADFFLLQKGRYPTFEEMSFKAVRWPAIIAWVAGFAAAQFLPGIPPLNGIIGSVVIYVGWTLLLDKKLQAEPIAEQRREV; the protein is encoded by the coding sequence ATGGATAAAGAATTTTCATTACAAGCAGTACCAGCATCACATCGAAACGGTTTTTGGAAAATGTTCGTCGTTATGCTAGGCTTTACCTTTTTCTCTGCAAGTATGTTGTCAGGTGGCGAATTAGGGCTCGGTCTATCCATGCAGCAATTTATTTGGATGGTCTTATTAGGGAATTTAATTCTTGGATTATATACTGGTGGTCTTGCCTACATTGCTGCAAAAACAGGCTTGTCCACACACCTATTGGCACGTTATGCCTTCGGAGAAAAAGGGTCCTACCTTGTTTCCTTTTTACTAGGCGGAACACAGGTAGGATGGTTTGGAGTTGGTCTTGCCATGTTCGCAGTTCCAGTCAACAAAGCGACTGGAATAGACATGCTGACATTGATCATTATTTCAGGTATTGTTATGACATTCTCCGCATTCTTCGGAATGAAGGCACTGGCGATTTTAAGTTTTGTTGCTGTACCCGCGATCGCCATTTTGGGAAGTATTTCTGTCGGTATTGCTATCGATGACATGGGCGGTTTACATGACTTATTTGCTTATGAGCCAGAAAGCAGCCTGGGATTAGCAGCAGCCTTAACTATTTGTGTCGGCTCCTTCGCAAGTGGTGGTACGTTAACACCTGACTTTGCCCGATTTGCCAAAACAAGAAAATCGGCCGTCGTCACAACATTAATTGCTTTTTTTATCGGCAATTCCTTCATGTTCTTATTTGGGGCAGTAGGATCTATTTCTACCGGACTCGCTGATATTTCAGAAGTAATGTTCGTGCAAGGTTTAATTATTCCAGCTATCATTGTGTTAGGCTTGAATATCTGGACAACGAATGATAATTCTCTATACGCATCCGGTTTAGGTTTTTCCAACATTACTAAGATAAAAAAAAGCAAGCTCGTCATCTTCAATGGATTAATCGGAACAGTACTAGCGATGTGGCTGTACAACAATTTCGTTGGCTGGTTAACATTACTAGGTGCTGCCTTACCACCAATCGGCGCGATATTATTAGCAGACTTCTTTCTATTACAAAAAGGACGCTACCCAACATTTGAGGAAATGTCATTCAAAGCCGTTCGTTGGCCAGCTATCATTGCGTGGGTAGCAGGATTTGCTGCGGCACAATTTTTACCTGGTATTCCACCTTTGAATGGCATTATTGGATCAGTTGTGATATATGTAGGATGGACGTTACTATTAGACAAAAAACTGCAAGCAGAACCAATCGCAGAACAACGAAGAGAGGTGTAA
- a CDS encoding methionine ABC transporter ATP-binding protein — protein sequence MIEFQNISKTYITNDREITAVDQVNLSIDRGEIFGVIGFSGAGKSTLIRCVNLLERPDIGKVLVNHNDLLSLSKRELIDVRRKIGMIFQHFNLLESKTVFHNVGFPLSLAGVPGTKVKQKVEELLEFVGLADKADHYPEQLSGGQKQRVGIARALATDPEILLCDEATSALDPQTTSSILDLLRKVRDEYHITILMITHEMQVIKEVCDRVAVMEEGKVIEEGSIFDVFSNPQQQTTKNFVKTVMNDELPQSVMDKVTRSQGNSAIYRLTFENDSTEMPLISEVAKRYDVHTNILFGQIVELQGRPFGNLVVELQGKSSEIQEAYQFIDSKVKVEEVTADGR from the coding sequence ATGATTGAGTTTCAGAACATCAGTAAGACGTACATAACGAACGACAGGGAAATAACCGCAGTCGATCAGGTCAACTTGTCGATTGACCGAGGTGAAATATTTGGCGTGATTGGTTTTAGTGGCGCTGGAAAAAGTACCTTGATACGCTGTGTCAACTTGTTGGAAAGACCGGATATTGGCAAAGTTCTCGTAAACCACAACGATCTATTAAGTCTTTCTAAAAGAGAACTGATTGATGTGCGCCGAAAAATAGGCATGATTTTTCAACATTTTAATTTACTAGAATCAAAGACAGTCTTTCATAATGTCGGTTTTCCGTTATCCTTAGCGGGAGTACCTGGAACTAAAGTCAAACAAAAAGTAGAGGAATTACTAGAGTTTGTCGGGTTAGCAGATAAAGCGGATCATTATCCGGAACAGCTGTCTGGCGGGCAGAAACAGCGTGTAGGAATTGCGAGAGCATTGGCAACCGATCCGGAGATATTGCTTTGTGATGAAGCGACATCTGCATTAGACCCGCAGACAACCAGTTCGATTCTTGATTTATTACGAAAAGTAAGAGATGAGTATCACATTACGATTTTAATGATCACCCATGAAATGCAAGTTATTAAGGAAGTCTGTGATCGCGTTGCGGTGATGGAGGAAGGAAAGGTGATTGAAGAAGGCTCGATCTTTGATGTCTTTTCGAATCCGCAGCAGCAAACGACGAAGAACTTCGTCAAAACGGTCATGAATGATGAGCTGCCGCAATCGGTGATGGATAAGGTGACTCGCTCGCAAGGCAATAGCGCTATTTATCGGTTAACTTTTGAAAATGACTCAACGGAAATGCCGCTTATCTCAGAAGTTGCGAAGCGTTACGATGTACACACCAATATTTTGTTTGGGCAGATAGTGGAGCTGCAAGGCCGACCATTCGGTAACTTGGTGGTTGAATTGCAAGGGAAGTCCAGTGAGATCCAAGAAGCATATCAGTTTATCGACAGCAAAGTGAAAGTGGAGGAGGTTACAGCAGATGGACGTTAA
- a CDS encoding M20 family metallopeptidase — MLEQLIIEEIEKNKLTYLDISHQIHANPELGNEEFFASELLRNRLSEQGFAVQVGIPEHETAFIARFASDKPGPKIGFLAEYDALKGLGHACGHNIIGTLSVAAAIALSKVLDQIGGEVVVFGTPAEEGGPNGSAKGTFVRHGLVQDMDACMMIHPYDKTAGTAPTLAVDPIDYEFFGRPAHAAAKPEDGINALDGVIQLYNGINALRQHVTDDVRIHGIILDGGDAANIVPEYARARFFVRASTRKACDEVTAKVNKIAEGAALATGAEVNYARIQNGVDDFNINSAFDTVFRERIVELGEDYHERSEGIGSSDAGNISQVVPTIHPFIKIGESGTSPHTDAFREAAVSEQGDQALITGAKALALTGLDLITKPALLARIKEEFCRG; from the coding sequence GTGTTGGAACAGTTAATAATAGAAGAAATTGAAAAAAATAAATTGACTTATCTCGATATCAGTCACCAGATTCATGCCAATCCTGAGCTTGGTAATGAGGAGTTCTTCGCATCAGAGCTATTGCGAAATCGCCTGAGTGAACAAGGTTTTGCAGTACAGGTTGGTATTCCGGAGCATGAGACAGCGTTTATTGCACGGTTTGCTTCGGATAAGCCAGGTCCGAAAATCGGTTTTTTGGCAGAATATGATGCGTTAAAAGGCTTGGGACATGCCTGTGGTCACAACATTATCGGGACACTTAGCGTAGCGGCTGCGATTGCGTTAAGTAAAGTGTTGGATCAAATTGGTGGAGAAGTCGTGGTCTTCGGTACACCGGCAGAAGAGGGCGGACCAAATGGCAGTGCGAAGGGAACATTTGTCAGACATGGGCTGGTACAGGATATGGATGCGTGTATGATGATTCATCCATACGACAAAACGGCGGGTACCGCGCCAACATTAGCAGTGGATCCGATCGATTATGAATTCTTCGGTCGTCCTGCCCACGCAGCAGCGAAGCCGGAAGATGGGATCAACGCATTAGATGGAGTCATTCAGCTCTATAATGGCATAAACGCATTGCGTCAGCATGTCACTGATGATGTCCGCATTCATGGCATCATCCTGGACGGTGGTGATGCGGCCAATATCGTTCCGGAATATGCAAGAGCGAGATTCTTTGTTCGTGCGAGTACGCGAAAAGCCTGTGATGAAGTGACGGCAAAAGTTAATAAGATCGCGGAAGGCGCGGCGCTTGCAACGGGGGCTGAGGTAAACTATGCTCGCATTCAAAATGGTGTCGATGATTTTAATATCAATTCAGCCTTTGATACTGTGTTTAGGGAACGCATTGTTGAACTGGGCGAGGACTATCATGAAAGATCAGAAGGCATCGGATCGAGTGATGCTGGAAATATCAGCCAAGTTGTGCCAACGATTCATCCTTTTATCAAGATAGGAGAAAGTGGAACGTCTCCCCATACGGACGCTTTTCGCGAGGCGGCTGTTTCGGAACAAGGGGATCAGGCGTTGATTACTGGTGCGAAGGCGCTGGCGTTGACTGGACTCGATTTGATCACGAAACCTGCGTTGTTAGCGAGAATAAAAGAGGAATTTTGTAGAGGTTGA
- a CDS encoding aldehyde dehydrogenase family protein, giving the protein MYNYTKQFINGEWIESTGNETIAVINPASEEKIGTIGSGTQEDLDKAVQAAKEAFPSFSQTSREERVQLLENIAKEYEKRKDEFINIITEELGSSVTFSEEVQYTMGLNHFKETAKILRDFPFSEEREDSYIQKDAIGVAGLITPWNFPTNQISTKLASALASGSTVVFKPASKTPFASILLTEVMDAAGVPKGVVNLVNGKGSTIGNGISSHPDIDFVSFTGSGKVGKKTMENAAQDIKKVSLELGGKSPIVVLDDADVDKAAHAALSNIASNTGQVCSAGTRIFIPKTMHDPFVDAVRRLVDEYPVGDPKDKNTFMGPQVSEDQWETVQEYIQIGIDDGAELIVGGKGKPEGLETGYYSRITMFTNVDHDSAIAQEEIFGPVMTVFTYDTLEEAIELANTTIYGLAGYIVGEDPATLTKVAKSIRAGRITINGAAADFSAPFGGFKQSGIGREWGDYGMEEFLEAKTILGMPK; this is encoded by the coding sequence ATGTATAACTATACAAAGCAATTCATAAATGGAGAATGGATAGAATCAACAGGAAATGAAACAATTGCTGTTATTAATCCAGCCTCAGAAGAAAAAATTGGTACGATCGGTTCTGGAACACAAGAAGATTTAGACAAAGCGGTACAAGCAGCCAAAGAAGCATTCCCTTCTTTTTCTCAAACATCAAGAGAGGAACGCGTTCAATTATTAGAAAATATCGCTAAAGAATATGAAAAAAGAAAAGACGAGTTTATTAATATTATCACAGAAGAGCTCGGTTCTTCTGTGACATTTTCAGAAGAAGTCCAATATACAATGGGCTTGAACCATTTTAAAGAAACGGCAAAAATTCTTCGAGACTTTCCATTTTCAGAGGAGAGAGAAGATTCATATATTCAAAAGGATGCGATCGGTGTAGCAGGCTTAATTACACCTTGGAATTTCCCAACCAACCAGATTTCTACCAAATTAGCCAGTGCACTGGCATCCGGCAGTACGGTAGTTTTTAAGCCTGCATCAAAGACACCATTTGCTTCTATCCTGTTAACAGAAGTAATGGATGCGGCCGGCGTTCCTAAAGGTGTCGTGAACTTAGTAAATGGTAAAGGTTCCACGATCGGAAACGGCATTAGTTCGCATCCGGACATTGACTTTGTTTCATTCACTGGATCAGGTAAGGTCGGTAAGAAAACGATGGAAAATGCAGCACAGGATATTAAAAAAGTGTCGCTTGAGTTAGGTGGTAAATCACCTATTGTAGTGTTGGATGATGCCGATGTGGATAAGGCAGCTCATGCCGCTCTATCCAACATTGCTTCCAATACAGGACAAGTATGCTCAGCGGGTACACGTATTTTCATACCAAAAACAATGCACGATCCATTCGTTGATGCTGTAAGACGATTAGTGGACGAGTACCCTGTTGGTGATCCGAAAGATAAGAACACCTTCATGGGACCACAGGTTTCCGAGGATCAATGGGAAACCGTTCAAGAGTATATTCAAATAGGTATCGATGATGGTGCAGAATTAATTGTTGGCGGAAAAGGTAAACCAGAAGGATTAGAAACGGGTTATTACTCCCGAATCACCATGTTTACCAATGTGGATCACGACAGTGCCATCGCGCAGGAAGAAATATTTGGTCCGGTAATGACTGTATTCACGTATGATACGCTGGAAGAAGCGATCGAACTCGCGAATACTACCATCTATGGACTAGCTGGCTATATCGTTGGTGAAGATCCAGCTACCTTAACTAAAGTTGCAAAAAGTATTCGTGCCGGAAGAATCACTATTAATGGTGCTGCTGCTGACTTCAGTGCACCATTTGGCGGATTCAAACAATCTGGTATCGGACGCGAATGGGGCGACTATGGTATGGAAGAATTTTTAGAAGCGAAGACGATTTTGGGAATGCCTAAATAA